GCAACGGCTGTATATGGTAACAGAGGTGCCAATGGTGTAATCCTGATCGTAACCAAGAAGGGAGTGATTGGCCGGCCACGTGTGATCTTCCGTACGGAAACGGCGGTAGCCACACCAATGCGGATCGAAGATAATATCAATGCCTATGAATATGCGTCGCTGGTAAATGAGTCCCGTGCCAATGTGGGGGAAGCGCCGAAGTATTCGGCGGCAGAGTTGCAGAAATTTAAAGACCACTCGGACCCGTATCTCTACCCGGATGTAGACTGGTACCGGACCATCTTCCGGAAGAATACCATGCAGAGCATTAACAACCTGGGTATTACCGGCGGTACGGAGATCGTACGGTATTACGTAAACCTGGGCTATACGCTGCAACAGGGAATGTATGTGGAAGATCCTAAGGTAGAATACAAGACCAACGCCATGATGCGCCAGTATAACTTCCGATCCAGGGTGGATGTAAAGCTGAACAAACGGCTGACCGTAGACCTGGGGCTGGCGGGGATCTCAAAGGCCGCCAATTTCCCCGGCAGGGCCCGATCTACGATTTTTGATGTACTCAAGCTCACCAACCCACTGATGTACCCGGTAAAGAACCCGGACGGATCCAACCCCGGAGCTTCCGGCGACTCAAGGATCAATCCCTATACACTGGTTACACAAACCGGTTATACCACGCAGTTTTATAATACCATCACCAGTAACCTGAATGTGCGCTGGGATATGGGCGGCCTGGTGCGGGGCCTGTCGTTAAATGGGCTGGCGGCGTTTGATGTGGTAGACATTACCCAGAATGTGCGTTCGAAGGACCCGGCCACTTTTTATTATAAAAAAGATCCCATCACAGGCAAGGAAAGCTACACGCCCATTGTTACGGAAACAGCACTGGGGTTGTATAATCTTAATGAGAATTACCGAACCGTATATGAAGAATTACGGCTGGATTATGTACGCAGTTTCGGAAAACACAATATCACCGCATTGCTGGGTGCAAACAGACGGCAATACAACAACGTAAATGCCGGCAACTCCATCGATAATATACCGGAACGCAGGCAGGGCCTGATCGGCCGGATTACCTATAACTATGATACCCGCTACCTGCTGGAAGTAAATGCAGGATATACCGGCTCCGAGCAGTTTCCGAAAGGAAAACGGTATGGCCTGTTCCCGTCTGTAGGACCGGGCTGGATTGTATCCAATGAAAAGTTTTGGAACTCCGGTTTTATCAATCTTTTAAAATTCAGAGGATCCTATGGCCTGGTAGGTAATGACCGCATAGGTGGTGGCCGGTTTTTATTCCAGACCCGCTTTGATAAAAATGCTCCAGGTTATGTGTTTGGCCAGGACCAGAACATTAATCCCGGTGGCAAGCGGGAAAACTTTATCGGTAACCCGGATGTAACTTGGGAACATGCATATAAATCGAATATAGGGATGGACCTGGAGCTCTTGCAGGGAATGATTACGCTCACAACGGATGTATTCCGCGAGCGGCGGGAAGATCAGTTGCTCAGCCGGCGGATCATTCCGATCTATGCAGGATATCCCGATTTTATTATTCCCTTCGGGAACGTGGGCATCACGGAAAACAAAGGGATCGACGGAAGTTTCCAGTTCCGGAATACGACCAAGGGGGGCTTCTATTATTCCGTGAACGGAAACCTCACATTTGCTAAGAACAAAATCATTGAAAACGATTATCCCAAGCTTCAGTACCCCTGGCAGGACCTGCGCGGTTATCCCATCGGTTCCAACCTGGGATATATTGCCGAAGGCTTTTTTAAAGATGAGGCCGATATCGCAAACAGTCCAAGCCAAACCTATTTCCAGTCGGTGATCCGTCCCGGGGATGTAAAGTATAAGGACATCAACGGCGATAATAAGATCGATAATGCAGACATGACCGTGATCGGCAAATACGGGTCTGAGCCGCAGATGATGTATGGCCTGGGGATCGTACTGTCCTATAAAGGATTTGATGCCTCCATTTTCTTTACAGGTGCGGCCCGGCGCGATTTCTTCTTTACACAGCAATGGACGGCCATGCCGTTTGCTTCCGGCGAGAGCATGTATAATGTGATGCAGATGGTATATGATCAGCGGTGGATACCCGGCGCCGATAACAGCGAAGCAAAATTTCCCGCGGTACGCTCATTGAGCAAAAACAATTATGTGGGTTCTACGGTATACCTGCGCAGCGGCGATTACCTGCGGATCAAGAACGCAGAAATCGGTTATAATTTTCCCGATGCACTCATGAAACGCTTGAAACTCAATGGCGCAAGGCTTTTTGTACAGGGCACCAACCTGGCCACCTGGGATCATATCAAGGCCATTGATCCCGAGTCGGATTTTGGCACGGGAAGTTATCCCATCAGCCGCAATTTCAATTTTGGTCTTGAAGTGAGGTTTTAACGAAAAAAAAATTCATCATGAAAAAGTTGATACAAATAATAGCTGTATTGCTGGTGTTCGCGTCCCTGTCCGGCTGCAAAAAAGGGTACCTGGATAAAACTCCGGATGGCGACCTTACACTGGATCAGATCTTTACCAATTCCGGGTTTACCGAACAGTTCCTTACCAATATTTATTCACAGCTGCCGCAAGAACTGCGTATGGTAGACAACCCGGGTTCTGGATTACCCAATAATCCCTTCAATGGGGCATCCGATGATATGGAGATGAGTTACGAAGGCAATTTCGCCACCAATATGAACCTGGGGAACTGGAACCCCGTGACCTATACCTTGGATTTCTGGTCGAATTGTTATTATGCGATCCGGAAAGCTAATCTGTTCCTGGAGAATATTGATAAACTCGCGCCTTCCGACCTGGCACCGGTTACAAAGATCAACCGCTGGAAAGGCGAGGCGATTTTTTTACGGGCCTTTTATCATTTCCTGCTGATCCGGGTGTATGGCCCGGTACCCATCATTGATCGCACCTATAACCTGAATGAGGATTTTACCACGGTAAAAAGACAGCCCATCGATCAGTGTGTAAATTTTATTGTATCGGAATGTGATAAATCGGCAGGATTGCTGGAGCCCAAGGTTAGTTCCACCAGTGATTACGGACGCCCTTCCAAAGCAGCTGCATTGGCGCTCAAGGCCCGTACATTGTTGTATATGGCCAGCCCGTTGTGGAATGGCAACCCGGATTATGCCAGCTTTAAAGACAAGGAAGGTACGCGCTTGTTTCCCGACTTTGACGGCGGGCGTTGGCAGGTGGCGGCCAACGCTGCAAAACAGTGCATTGATGAAGCAACTGCTGCCGGCTACGGCCTGTACCGTGCCGCGGATAACAACCCGGTAAAAAATTACCAGGAGCTTTTTTATATGAACTTCAACAACGAGGTGTTTTTTACCTGTAATGATCCGGACTATCAGAATATCGACGCCTACAGTGAGCCCAGGGGCATGACGGGTGCCAACTGGCCGTTGCAGTCACCTACACAGGACCTGGTGGATGATTATGAAATGGCCAACGGCATCCGGCCGATCACCGGCTATAATGCAGACATGACGCCCATCATCGATCCACTGTCGGGGTATACCGAAAATGCACAGGCTGCAACGGAAACGGATTATTATTATGCGGGCACCCGTACTATGTATGTGAACCGCGAGCCGCGCTTTTATGCCACCATCAATTTTACCGGGGCAAAATATAAAACAGGGACGCCGCAGCTGCGTAAAACACCCTTGCAATTCTGGAAGCTGGGGCTGGATGGGCGCACAAATGTAAGCACTGATTTTTACAGTAAAACAGGGTACCTGCTGAAAAAACTAACCCACCCGGCATTTGTAATGTCGCCAAAATCAGATCCCAAACGCACCTGGATCTTTTTCCGGCTGGGCGAACAATATCTCAACTACGCGGAGGCATTAAATGAAGCGCAGGGGCCCATTGCCGATGTATACAAATATGTGAATCTGATCCGTGAACGCGCAGGACTGCCGGGCCTTACAGCCGGTCTTTCAAAAGATGCCATGCGGGAAGCCATCCGGCATGAGCGGCGTATAGAACTGGCATTTGAAACCCACCGCTATTTTGATTGCCACCGCTGGAAGATTGCAGAAGTTACAGATAACCGGAATATATACGGCTTAAATGTAAATGGGTTAACCAGCGAAAGTCCTATTGTGCCGTATACGATCGCCAGTGACGCTTTTTATAAACGTACGGTGATTGAGAAACGGATTTTTGATAAAAAACATTACCTGTGGCCGATACAGCAGCGGGATATCGATAAAAATCACAACCTGGTACAGAATCCGTTTTGGTAATGAATAAGCATTTTTTATGAGCATGTATTGTAACGATTTCAGCAACGTAAGTAAGGCATTGTTTAAGGTGGTTTTATTAGGGTGGTTATTGAGCTATAGCGGAACCGTGCAGGCGCAGCAATTATATGAGCTGCCGGCTGCGGGTACGGAATCGCGGTGGATCAGTTTCGAGAACATCCGTGGAGAAAAAGGCAGCGCAGCAACAGAGAACAAAGGTGCGAAAGGCCATTCTTCCGAGTGGATTGCGCCGGGTGCCAGCAAAGTGCTGATGGATTATTCCGGCGCGGGCATTATTCACCGGATCTGGATGACGGTCATCGACCGGAGCCCGGCAGCGTTGCGTTCCATCCGTATTGAAATGTACTGGGACGATGCGGCAAAACCCGCCGTATCTGCACCGCTGGGCGATTTCTTCGGGATCAGTCTTGGTTTGAAAACAACCTTTCAGAGTGCTGCTTTTTCAGATCCGGAAGGACGGTCGTTTAATTGTTATATTCCCATGCCGTTTAAAAAGCATGCGAAGATCGTTTTCATCAACGAGTCGAACGTGAAGCAGTTGCTTTTTTACGACATTAATTTCTCTGCGCTGAAACGGCCGGTGTTGCAAGCCGGGTATTTCCATGCATACTGGAGTACCAACAATGGCTCAAAGCTTGGGGACGATTTTGCAATTCTTCCGCAGATACACGGAAAGGGCCGCTTTCTGGGTACCAATATCGGCATTGTAACAGATAAAGTGTATGGCAGTACCTGGTTTGGCGAAGGGGAAGTAAAAATATACCTGGATGGAGATCAGCAATATCCCACCCTGGCAGGAACGGGTACAGAGGATTATATCGGCTCTGCATGGAACCTGGGACCCTTCTCAAATTTATACCAGGGGGCGCCCATTGTGGATAAGGTAAAGGGCCGCTTTTCATTTTACCGGTATCATATTCCCGACCCGGTTTTTTTTAACAGCAGCTGTAAGGTTACCATCCAGCAAATGGGCGGCGGTGGAAGGGATTCCATACGGGCCATCATTAAAGCAGGCGGGCGTGCCCGCCCGGTGTCGGTAATGACTTCCACGGGGCTGATCAAAATTCTGGAGCAGCGGAATTATCCGGACTTGTTTGATGAACGCTTCCCGAAAGATGAATGGGTGAATTTTTACCGGGTAGACGATTATGCGGCCACAGCTTATTTTTACCTTGACCGACCCGAAAATGAATTGCCGCCGCTGCCGCCGGTAGCCGAACGGATAAGGGGATTGTAAAATTGCTGTTTGGCTACCCGTATCAGAACCTTTAATTATTGAATAAAAATAAATGCGCATGCAATGTAATATTAAACGAATCACTTCCCGGTACCGGATGCTGTTCCTGTGTGCGGGGCTGGTCGCATTTTTTAATGTTGCAGGCCAGGAAAGGGTTGTTTCGCTAAAGGGAGTGGTTACGAATGAAAAGAACGAGCCATTGTCCGGAGCAACCGTTGCTTCAAAGAGCGGCAGGCATTCGGTTGCCACCGGTGCAAACGGCAGTTTTTTCATTGAAGTACAAGGCGGCGCCGATTCATTGGTGGTTTCATACCTGGGGTACCAAACCCGGGTGTTGCCGGCAACGGATGATGTGGCCCGTAACATTCGCCTGGTACCCGATGCGGAAGGCCAGCAATTGAATGATGTAGTGGTGGTGGGATTCGGAACACAGAAGAAAATCAATCTCACGGGCGCGGTGTCGCAGATCAGTGGGAGGGAACTTCAGAACCGTCCCATTGCCAACCTGGGTCAGGCCCTGCAGGGAAAAGTGGCCAACCTCAATGTAACCACCACGGGTGATCCCGGCGGGCCCGGAACCAATGCTTCGTTCAACATCCGTGGCAATACTTCGTTATCCGGCGGCGGACCGCTGTTTGTTGTAGACGGTATTCCGGTGGCGGATATCAATGATATCAATGCGCAGGATATTGAGTCCGTTTCGGTGTTGAAAGATGCGGCTTCTTCCGCAATCTATGGCGCGCGGGCACCTTACGGGGTAATACTGGTAACTACAAAGCGGGGGAAGAAAGGGGAACAGGTGCATGTGGGAATGAATTCCATGGTGGCACAAAGCACCTATACGCGCCTGCCGCGGCTGGCTAATTCCCTGCAATTTGCCTATGCGCTGAATGATGCTTCGGTAAACAGCGGACAGGGGATCCTCTTCTCCGATGAGATCATTAAAAAGATACAGGATAATATCAACCGGCCGGGCACCTGGCCAGTAAGTACGCCGGACCCGGCCAACCCGAACCGGTATACCTATGCCTCTCCGCTGAATACCGATAACGTGGATTGGTACCGGGAGTATTTTAAACCCTGGTCCCTGAGTCATAAACACGACCTGAACATCAGTGGCGGATCGGATAACACAACCTACTATGTTGGTGTGGGGTATTATGATCAGGGCGGGCAATTGCGCTATGCCGATGAAAAATTTAAACGGTATAATATCACGGGTAATATCCGCACCGAGCCTACAAAATGGTTGCGGCTGGGATTGATCACACGGTTCTCCCGCCGGTATACCGATCTGCCCCATCCTTATGCTAATCAGCTGGGGAACTGGATCCATATGGCATCCACCCGCTGGCCCAACTGGGCATTGCGGAACCCGGACGGGCAGTTTAGCACGGCATCAAATGTCGAGTTCCTCACCAGCGGCGGCCGGGATACCCGCTACCTCAATGATCTTTCATTAACGGGTTCTATTGAAGCCGAGCCGGTAAAGAACTGGAAGATCAACCTGGATTATTCGTATAATAACCAGGCCACCCAATACCAGGAGCATAGCGCCTATGTGTACTCCTGGAATGTGGATGGTACGCGGTACAATATCGGCCCTTCGGTAAATTCAGTAGCAGAAGGAGGCGTGGCCGATAATTACAATACGCTCAACCTGTATTCTTCCTGGTTTAAAAATTTAGGGGCACACCATTTTAAGATCCTTGCCGGTACTCAGGTCCAAACATTCAGAGGGTTTGATGTGAGCGGCAGCCGTTCGGATCTGATCACGGATAAGATCCCTGCCATCAGAACTGCAACCGGTATACAAAATGCGTTTGACCTGCTGGGCCAGTATGCAACAGTGGGTACATTCGGACGGCTTAATTATGATTACCGGGAAACCTACATGATTGAATTGAACGGCCGTTATGACGGGTCTTCGAGATTTAGTGAAGGCCACCGCTTTGGATTTTTCCCTTCTGTTTCTGCAGGCTATAATCTTGCCCGTGAAAAATATTGGGGCAATCTTAAGCATGTGATCAACGAATTCAAGATCCGCGCCGGTTATGGTTCGCTGGGTAACCAGAATGTACCCAATTATCAATACCTCGCGCTCATTCCCATTGGTACCAACCTGGGATATATTTTAAACGGCGAGCGCCCGGGTTTTATCAACCCGCCGGGATTGATCAGTCCGGATCTTACCTGGGAAACTTCACGCACACTGGATGTAGGGCTGGATGCAGCGTTCCTTAAGAACCGCCTTACCCTGAATTTCAGCATGTACACCCGTACCACTTTAAATATGCTGGGTCCGGCATCGGTATTGCCGGCTACGTTAGGGGCAGCCGTTCCCTATCAGAATAATGCGGATATGCGCACGCGCGGATTTGACCTCACGCTGGGATGGAAGGACCGGATCGGTGAAGATTTTGCTTATAATATCGGCATACTGCTGTCCGATTACCGATCCCGCATTGTCAACTATTATAACCCCAGTAAGCTGCTGTCCGGTTACTATCCTGGTGCAGTGGTTGGCGATATATGGGGGTATGAAACCGCTGGTATTATTCAAACAGAACAGGACCTGGCCAATATGCCCAATCAGTCGTATCTGTTTGGCCAGTGGAACAAAGGCGATGTGCTGTATACAGATCTGAACGGGGATCATAAGATTGATATCGGCGACAATACGCTGGATAAACATGGGGATCTGAAGGTGATTGGCAACAATACGCCGCGTTATAGTTACAGTGTAAACCTTGGTGCTAGCTGGAAGCAATTGGATCTGTCGCTGTTCCTGCAGGGCGTAGGTAAACGCGATCTCTGGCTGGGCGGTGCACCCGGTAATAATTCCGGAAGTCTTTTCTGGGGCTTTGTTCCCAACTTCGGTAATAATATTTATGCAACCACATTGGATTACTGGACGCCCGAGCGAACCGGTGCTTACTGGCCCAGGCCCTATACCTCTTCTGAAGCAGCCAAGAACCACCAGGTACAAACCCGTTACCTGCAGAACGGTGCTTATATGCGTGTGAAAAATGTACAATTGGGGTATGACTTTTCAAAGCTGCTCCGGCTGAAGGGAATGGCGCGGGTACGGTTGTACTTCAGCGGAGAGAATATTCTTACGTTTTCGCGTATCAACAAAAATTATGACCCGGAAGTGGTGAACGGCGGATGGGGAACGGGGAAGATTTACCCGTTACTAAAGACGTATTCTCTGGGGGCAAATATCAATTTTTAACTTCTAAAACACAGGAATCATGAATGTGTACAGGCGTTTTTATTACGGGGTTGTTGCCGGCATACTGCTGTGGAGTTCCTGCAGTAAGATACTGGACAAACCGCCGCTGGACCAGATACCGGATACCGAACTGAGTTTTACGGCCACTGAAATGAAATTGTATTCGAACCAGTTTTACCCGGCATTTCCGGGATGGTTTCCCAACGCCTATACCGGTGGTATTTTCTGGCTGGATAATGCATCTGATAACCTGGTACATGGCAATTACAATTACAGTGCGCAGTTGTCTGGTACCGGTACCGTGCCTCCGTCGGGTGGAGGCTGGGATTGGGGAAATATCCGTGCAGTCAATTATTTTCTGGCCAACTATCACAAGTCGGCCGACGATCCGGCGCAAACCAATACCTATGTGGGGGAAATGTATTTCTGGCGGGCATGGTTTTATTTTAGTATGCTGAAGCAGTTCGGAGATCTTCCCTGGTACAACCAACCATTGACCACGGCCGATATGGAAGCCCTGCAGGCGCCCCGGTTAAAGCGGAATATCATTGCAGACTCCATTTTGAAAGATCTCGATAAAGCAGTACAATTGCTGGCGGCACCCGGAAAAGCAGAACCCCTACGGATCAATCGCGGCGCGGCACTGGCCTTTCAATCGCGGGTAGCCCTCTATGAAGGAGCGTGGGAAAAATATCACGCTGGCACCAGCTTTGGTGTAAGCGGAGCCGACTATAACAAATATTTCAGGAAGGCCGCAGACGCCGCATTAACGCTGATGATTGCAGGCTATTACAGCATCACTTCCATTACCGATGATCCGCAGTTTGGGTACTGGCGTCTCTTTAATCAGAAGGATCTTTCTAATAACACGGAAATGATCCTGTGGAAGAAATTTGACAAGGCGCTTGGTCTTACGCATTTCGGACAGAACATGATGGCTTATGGCGGGGGAAATACGGGATTATCAAAACCGCTGGTAGATGCATATTTATGTACGGATGGCAAACCCATATCCATCAGCACCCGCTACCAGGGCGATCAAACCATCGGGCAGCAGGTGCGCCAGCGGGATCCGAGGCTGGCACAAACGATATTGCTGCCCGGATATCCCCGGATTATTGCTAACGGAGATACAACAGGAAGATTCCTACTCCCGGATATCAACCTGTTGGGCGACGGGCGCTGTACCACCGGTTTTGAGATCTTTAAAGGGATTGCACCGGATGATGCGGATGGTACCGGAAGCGTTACGGCCAGTATTATATTCCGGTATGCAGAAGTGTTGCTGAATTACGCAGAGGCTAAGGCAGAACTGGGCGAAGGTAGCCAGGAGGTACTGGACAAAACCATTAATGTATTAAGAGACCGCGTACAGCTTCCGCATTTAACCGTAGGTGTAGGCTTTACAGATCCTCAATGGGAATTTACCAACATTACGCCCCTGCTGAATGAAATAAGGCGCGAGCGAAGGGTAGAGCTGGCGTTGGAAGGATACCGCTTTGATGACCTGATGCGCTGGAGTGCGGCACACCTCATCAAACGCCCCTTGTACGGTGCCAGATACCAGCAGTTTGCAGGCAAGCCGTTTGATCCGCCTTTAAACAATATTCCGGTTGCTGATAATGGATATATATTTCCGTTAAAGAATACCCCGGCTGCTAATGGCTGGCAGTTCAATCCCAACCGCGATTACCTGCAGCCATTACCTTCCAATGAGCTGGTGCTGAATAAAAACCTGAAACAAAACCCCGGTTGGCAATAATGTATCTTTCCTGTAATAAAGTATATAAAATGAGGATTTGGAATCACCTGGATATTTGGATTGTGATCGGGTACCTGCTGTTAATGCTCGGAATCGGTTTCTGGCACCGGCGCTTTGCCAATAAGAGTATGGATAATTTTTTCCTGGGTGGACGAAAGATCCCGGGATGGCTGAATGGCGTTTCCTATACGGCAGCACTGGTGAGCCCGGATGCCGCCACCGGTTACGGCGGTTTGGCTGTGGCTACCGGGGGCTTTATCTGCTGGTGGTACTTAAGCCGTTTTGGGCTGGCATTGTTCCTGGGCGGCGTGCTCTTTGCCTTTTTCTGGAGGCGGCTCAACCTGTTTACATCGCTTGAGTTCTATGATCTGCGGTTCCCCAAAAGGGCTGCCGGTATCATGCGGTTATGGATTGCCCTGCGTACCTCCCTCATTGCAATGCCCGCCTGGACCGGCATTACGTTGCTGGCTGCTTATAAAATAATGGGACCGGCCTTTGATCTTACAAAGTTTGAAACACTTTGCCTGGTGGTGCCTGTATCCCTGCTGTTTGTATTTTCATCCGGGTACAAAGGCGTGGTGATCTCCAATTTTATCCAGATGCTGATCTTCCTGGCGGGTACCCTGCTGCTGTTGTTCCTGACCCTGCAACATTTTGGCGGAGCAACCGCCATGGTGCAGACGATCCAACATGCTTTCGGTCCGAAGAGTGCAGAAATCTTGGGAAGCATACCGCCTGAAAAGCAGGAAGTGTTTCCGCTGGCCGCAGCTTTTGGCTGGCTCATCGGGCAGAGCATCGGCTACGGCGGGGATGCTGCACCGATGGGCGGTGCCATGGAAGGGCAACGCATTCTTTCTACGCGTACACCATCAGAAGCACTGACGATGTATGTAGTGGCGGCCATCTCCATGTTTGTATTGTTACTGCTGGTAACCCTACCCAGTATCAGCGCCGCCGTGTTGTGGCCGGAGCTGCGGCAAACGGGGGCCGACAGGGAGCTGGTATACGGCAGGCTTATGAAGATGTTGTTGCCATCCGGTGCTATGGGGCTAATGGTGGCGGCGATGCTGGCGGCAACGATGTCAACCGTGGGGGACAACCTCAACTTCGGCAGCCAGATACTGGTAAGTGATATCTACCGCCGCTGGTTTGTTCCCCGGCGTTCTGAAAAGCATTACCTGTTTATTGGCAAGATCTCCATGCTGGTTATACTTGCCGTTTCCATTGCGGTTGTGTACAACGTACGCATCATTACGGATGTGGCCATTTTTATGCTGTCTTTAAGTGCGGCTGAACTGCCGGCCAACTGGGCGCAATGGTGGTGGTGGCGGTTTAACGGCCCGGCAAGGATTGCTGCATCCTTCGGAGGTGCGACCATATTCTGTATCGTAGTACTGGGCCCGCGCTTGCTGATGTACCTGGGAGTGGGCGGCGCAGAACGCCTGGTGGTTGCCTGGTACTGGCAAACCCTGCTGGTAATGGGGCTTACCACACTGCTCTGGATCGTTGTGGCATTACTTACCAGGCCCGATCCGCAGCCTCTGTTACAGGATTTTTATAAGCGCGCACGGCCACTGGGTTTTTGGAAACCCTTCCGGAATAACGCGGAACCCGGTGTGTACAGGCCGCTGCGTCCCATTCTGAAGGGGATCTTTATTGCCATCATTGGAACGGTATCTGTTTCATTATTCATACTCGGCCTTACCCATGCCTGGTTTGCGCGGTATGGTATCGGTTTGCTTACACTGCTGGTAGCCATAGTGCTTTTTATCGTCTTTCGCAAAATGGCTTCCCGCTACCTCACCGAACTGGAAATAAGTACGGGTGATCGTAAAACCGATACGGTCCATTATCACGAACAATCTTAAAACGATCCATATCGGATTCATAAAACATATATAAAAGTTATGAGAGCAAAACAAGTAGTACGAACAAAAGAAGAGCATGTGCTGTATCTGGGAGACTGGGTCTTTCATGTGGGGCCCACATTTATTGAAACACCTTTTGGTACGGAGACAAAAGACGCCGATCTGCATTTTTACGGAGAACGGCTGACCGAGGCGCTGGAACAACAGGCCGATGTAACACCGTTGTCCAACTGGGAACTGTACCGGTTGGAACCGGGCAAGCTGGAGGAATACCTGCAACAATCCGAAGCGCTGATCATCAGTGATGTGGAGGCAAAATGCTTTCACCTGTATCCCAGTTTTTTTGACAGGGCACGCCGCGAGCAGAAGATCGTTACGTTCCCGGACCGTATAGAGGCCATTAA
The sequence above is a segment of the Niabella agricola genome. Coding sequences within it:
- a CDS encoding SusC/RagA family TonB-linked outer membrane protein — its product is MQCNIKRITSRYRMLFLCAGLVAFFNVAGQERVVSLKGVVTNEKNEPLSGATVASKSGRHSVATGANGSFFIEVQGGADSLVVSYLGYQTRVLPATDDVARNIRLVPDAEGQQLNDVVVVGFGTQKKINLTGAVSQISGRELQNRPIANLGQALQGKVANLNVTTTGDPGGPGTNASFNIRGNTSLSGGGPLFVVDGIPVADINDINAQDIESVSVLKDAASSAIYGARAPYGVILVTTKRGKKGEQVHVGMNSMVAQSTYTRLPRLANSLQFAYALNDASVNSGQGILFSDEIIKKIQDNINRPGTWPVSTPDPANPNRYTYASPLNTDNVDWYREYFKPWSLSHKHDLNISGGSDNTTYYVGVGYYDQGGQLRYADEKFKRYNITGNIRTEPTKWLRLGLITRFSRRYTDLPHPYANQLGNWIHMASTRWPNWALRNPDGQFSTASNVEFLTSGGRDTRYLNDLSLTGSIEAEPVKNWKINLDYSYNNQATQYQEHSAYVYSWNVDGTRYNIGPSVNSVAEGGVADNYNTLNLYSSWFKNLGAHHFKILAGTQVQTFRGFDVSGSRSDLITDKIPAIRTATGIQNAFDLLGQYATVGTFGRLNYDYRETYMIELNGRYDGSSRFSEGHRFGFFPSVSAGYNLAREKYWGNLKHVINEFKIRAGYGSLGNQNVPNYQYLALIPIGTNLGYILNGERPGFINPPGLISPDLTWETSRTLDVGLDAAFLKNRLTLNFSMYTRTTLNMLGPASVLPATLGAAVPYQNNADMRTRGFDLTLGWKDRIGEDFAYNIGILLSDYRSRIVNYYNPSKLLSGYYPGAVVGDIWGYETAGIIQTEQDLANMPNQSYLFGQWNKGDVLYTDLNGDHKIDIGDNTLDKHGDLKVIGNNTPRYSYSVNLGASWKQLDLSLFLQGVGKRDLWLGGAPGNNSGSLFWGFVPNFGNNIYATTLDYWTPERTGAYWPRPYTSSEAAKNHQVQTRYLQNGAYMRVKNVQLGYDFSKLLRLKGMARVRLYFSGENILTFSRINKNYDPEVVNGGWGTGKIYPLLKTYSLGANINF
- a CDS encoding RagB/SusD family nutrient uptake outer membrane protein — protein: MNVYRRFYYGVVAGILLWSSCSKILDKPPLDQIPDTELSFTATEMKLYSNQFYPAFPGWFPNAYTGGIFWLDNASDNLVHGNYNYSAQLSGTGTVPPSGGGWDWGNIRAVNYFLANYHKSADDPAQTNTYVGEMYFWRAWFYFSMLKQFGDLPWYNQPLTTADMEALQAPRLKRNIIADSILKDLDKAVQLLAAPGKAEPLRINRGAALAFQSRVALYEGAWEKYHAGTSFGVSGADYNKYFRKAADAALTLMIAGYYSITSITDDPQFGYWRLFNQKDLSNNTEMILWKKFDKALGLTHFGQNMMAYGGGNTGLSKPLVDAYLCTDGKPISISTRYQGDQTIGQQVRQRDPRLAQTILLPGYPRIIANGDTTGRFLLPDINLLGDGRCTTGFEIFKGIAPDDADGTGSVTASIIFRYAEVLLNYAEAKAELGEGSQEVLDKTINVLRDRVQLPHLTVGVGFTDPQWEFTNITPLLNEIRRERRVELALEGYRFDDLMRWSAAHLIKRPLYGARYQQFAGKPFDPPLNNIPVADNGYIFPLKNTPAANGWQFNPNRDYLQPLPSNELVLNKNLKQNPGWQ
- a CDS encoding sodium:solute symporter family transporter, whose protein sequence is MRIWNHLDIWIVIGYLLLMLGIGFWHRRFANKSMDNFFLGGRKIPGWLNGVSYTAALVSPDAATGYGGLAVATGGFICWWYLSRFGLALFLGGVLFAFFWRRLNLFTSLEFYDLRFPKRAAGIMRLWIALRTSLIAMPAWTGITLLAAYKIMGPAFDLTKFETLCLVVPVSLLFVFSSGYKGVVISNFIQMLIFLAGTLLLLFLTLQHFGGATAMVQTIQHAFGPKSAEILGSIPPEKQEVFPLAAAFGWLIGQSIGYGGDAAPMGGAMEGQRILSTRTPSEALTMYVVAAISMFVLLLLVTLPSISAAVLWPELRQTGADRELVYGRLMKMLLPSGAMGLMVAAMLAATMSTVGDNLNFGSQILVSDIYRRWFVPRRSEKHYLFIGKISMLVILAVSIAVVYNVRIITDVAIFMLSLSAAELPANWAQWWWWRFNGPARIAASFGGATIFCIVVLGPRLLMYLGVGGAERLVVAWYWQTLLVMGLTTLLWIVVALLTRPDPQPLLQDFYKRARPLGFWKPFRNNAEPGVYRPLRPILKGIFIAIIGTVSVSLFILGLTHAWFARYGIGLLTLLVAIVLFIVFRKMASRYLTELEISTGDRKTDTVHYHEQS